The following proteins come from a genomic window of Macadamia integrifolia cultivar HAES 741 chromosome 14, SCU_Mint_v3, whole genome shotgun sequence:
- the LOC122060684 gene encoding uncharacterized protein LOC122060684 has translation MGRQKEKFWQHAEQLDSSHFKCKFCEKQVYGGVTRLKYHLAKVSGHDVASCEKVSDDVQAKTLLVINSKSSSKKRKSCTSGESIVGSSPLTPLTITSQRQSTMEEMIPKMDKSTWEKSLRDLFIKNNISFNVVQSDAFINFVKCTTRYGPSVPIPSNGTLRGRIIPEARKDLEKYAEESEECSHARLTASYIFDILDREIQSIGPNLVVQLISDNATNYSSALDMLTGKYRWLFKTRCAAHGINLILKDIYEKSIVEVEEKLRLLVASAEWRSLRNSRSLKADRVVDTIQRESFWNDSKEILRFMEPIIRVLRLVDGDGATSGYLYEAIERAREVLEKLYEEDYRYDQILKIFDNRRDENILGIIHYAAAVFNPTYFFSERFKKIPKMKDATDFIGEIVVPQDERREYYGQLAVYHMKSSTLFTPGAKMMMETSHPRVWWHIQGDAIPILQKYAIQILSQPCSSSACERNWSAWDVAQTKKRNRLSPVMLDDLVYVRMNTLMIEKRGELEQKNMLPINLDNISVNDFDQRIEDVDKELERLLDDVDDSIAEDFLFGASASFTESETQPPDSI, from the exons atgggaagacaaaaagaaaagttttggcAACATGCTGAGCAACTTGATAGTTcacatttcaaatgcaaattttgtgaaaaacaaGTTTATGGAGGGGTCACTCGACTCAAGTATCATTTAGCTAAGGTTAGTGGTCATGATGTTGCCTCTTGTGAGAAAGTATCAGATGATGTCCAAGCAAAAACTCTTCTTGTTATTAATTCTAAATCAAGTAGCAAAAAGCGGAAGAGTTGTACCAGTGGTGAGAGTATAGTTGGTTCTTCTCCTTTGACTCCTTTAACTATAACTAGTCAAAGGCAGTCCACAATGGAGGAAATGATCCCTAAGATGGACAAATCAACTTGGGAGAAATCTCTTCGTgacctttttattaaaaataacatttctttcaatgttgttCAATCGGATGCTTTCATCAATTTTGTGAAGTGCACAACCCGTTATGGTCCTAGTGTTCCTATTCCAAGTAATGGAACCCTTCGTGGAAGAATAATTCCTGAAGCAAGAAAGGACCTTGAAAAATATGCtgaagaa TCAGAGGAGTGTTCTCATGCTAGATTGACTGCTtcttatatatttgatattcttgacagagagattcaaagtaTTGGCCCAAATTTAGTGGTTCAGCTAATTTCAGACAATGCAACCAATTATTCAAGTGCACTTGATATGCTTACTGGAAAGTATCGTTGGTTGTTTAAGACTCGATGTGCAGCCCATGGTATCAATCTAATATTGAAGGATATCTATGAAAAG TCAATTgttgaagtggaagagaagcTTAGACTCCTAGTTGCATCAGCTGAGTGGAGGAGTCTAAGAAATTCGAGATCTTTAAAAGCAGATCGAGTAGTGGACACTATTCAAAGGGAGTCGTTTTGGaatgattcaaaagagattttgagatttatggaACCAATCATTCGAGTTCTCCGTTtggttgatggtgatggggctACATCAGGGTATTTGTATGAAGCAATAGAAAGAGCAAGAGAGGTATTGGAGAAGCTTTATGAGGAAGACTACCGGTAtgaccaaattttgaaaatctttgataatagaagagatgaaaatattttgggTATCATTCACTATGCAGCTGCTGTTTTCAACCCCActtatttttttagtgaaagatTCAAAAAGATTCCTAAAATGAAAGATGCAACAGATTTCATTGGTGAGATAGTGGTTCCAcaagatgagaggagagaatattatGGACAGCTGGCAGTATACCACATGAAGTCTAGCACTCTTTTTACTCCCGGTgccaagatgatgatggaaactagtcatcctc GGGTTTGGTGGCATATACAAGGTGATGCTATTCCTATCTTACAGAAGTATGCCATTCAAATATTGAGCCAACCATGTAGTTCTTCGgcttgtgagagaaattggagtgcCTGGGATGTAGCACAAACCAAAAAGAGGAATAGATTGTCACCAGTGATGTTAGATGATTTAGTCTATGTGAGAATGAATACGTTGATGATTGAAAAAAGGGGTGAACTTGAACAGAAAAACATGTTACCCATTAATCTTGACAATATTAGTGTCAATGATTTTGATCAGCGAATTGAGGATGTTGATAAAGAGCTAGAGAGATTgttggatgatgtggatgatagcATTGCTGAAGACTTTCTATTTGGTGCAAGTGCTAGTTTTACTGAGAGCGAGACTCAACCCCCAGATAGTATATAA